Proteins from one Brevibacillus humidisoli genomic window:
- a CDS encoding cation diffusion facilitator family transporter encodes MHHHHGHSHHHHHHDHNHSHHHDHGSREGNKKGLTIALLITAGIMLLEFVGGLLTNSLALLSDSGHMLSDTSSLALSLVAIWFAARPPSPRKTYGFYRFEILAALFNGVTLFLIAGFIVWEAYERFLEPPEVAGGTMMLIASVGLIANLISAFALMKKGDVKHNVNLRSAYLHVIGDALGSVGALLAGLLMYLFAWYWADPLISVLVALLILKGAWGVIKHTVHILMEGTPITVDQDEVKATLEAIDGVVNVHDLHIWTITSGLDSLSCHLLIEDKADSQEILQQAIDRIKQRFQIEHTTIQVEKSQLQHAETRV; translated from the coding sequence ATGCATCACCACCATGGCCATTCCCATCACCATCATCATCACGATCATAATCATTCGCATCATCATGATCACGGTTCCAGAGAGGGCAATAAAAAGGGTCTTACTATCGCGTTGCTCATTACAGCCGGCATCATGTTGCTTGAGTTTGTAGGTGGCTTGCTGACCAACAGTTTGGCGCTGCTCTCCGATTCCGGACACATGTTAAGTGACACTAGTTCCCTGGCGCTTAGTCTGGTGGCAATCTGGTTTGCTGCCAGGCCTCCCTCTCCCCGCAAGACATACGGGTTTTACCGCTTCGAGATATTGGCCGCGCTGTTTAACGGGGTCACCTTGTTTCTGATTGCCGGTTTTATCGTCTGGGAAGCGTACGAACGATTTCTGGAGCCGCCGGAGGTGGCCGGCGGTACGATGATGCTCATCGCGAGTGTTGGCTTGATCGCCAATCTGATCAGCGCATTTGCTCTCATGAAAAAAGGAGACGTCAAGCACAATGTGAATCTGCGCAGCGCCTATCTGCACGTGATCGGGGACGCTCTCGGTTCCGTCGGTGCACTGCTCGCCGGTCTGCTCATGTATCTGTTCGCTTGGTATTGGGCGGACCCGTTGATCAGCGTGCTGGTCGCTTTGCTGATCCTGAAGGGAGCTTGGGGAGTCATCAAACATACGGTACACATCCTGATGGAGGGGACCCCGATCACGGTAGATCAGGATGAGGTAAAAGCGACGCTTGAAGCAATCGACGGTGTGGTCAATGTACATGATTTGCACATCTGGACCATTACATCTGGGCTTGATTCCCTTAGCTGCCATCTGCTGATCGAAGATAAGGCAGACAGTCAGGAAATCCTGCAGCAAGCGATTGACAGAATCAAACAGCGATTTCAGATCGAGCACACGACAATCCAGGTGGAAAAGTCGCAGTTGCAGCATGCGGAGACGAGAGTGTGA
- a CDS encoding SAF domain-containing protein, translating to MLESKRRAIIFLTLSFLLALLAGFLFLKKIQQINAELGEMVEIYVASTDVASRSLIQPDQVTTRQLPKKYADDSYITDKASLKNKVTVVPLSEGDIITTNIIKPATIVRDQNNRLITVYASGRVIFDQQLEALDRVDIIVSHEVNGKQVTEVFMKDVPVAMVAKVDDQFKGVALELPFEQVPSFIHQQHYADLIRILKANVGKGELGIPQPFDQPPQQGEETSEQQPQSGTGDQAVTPVGDQANPSVNVPVTDQQPPANPDAKPEGQP from the coding sequence ATGCTGGAGTCAAAGCGAAGAGCCATCATTTTTTTAACGTTATCGTTTTTGCTAGCCCTGCTGGCCGGGTTCCTGTTTTTGAAAAAGATCCAGCAGATCAATGCAGAGCTGGGAGAAATGGTTGAGATTTACGTTGCCTCAACCGATGTTGCATCCCGTTCGCTGATCCAGCCAGACCAAGTGACGACCAGGCAGCTGCCCAAGAAGTACGCAGATGATTCGTACATTACGGACAAAGCGAGTCTAAAGAACAAAGTAACCGTTGTGCCGTTGTCCGAAGGTGACATTATTACCACGAACATCATCAAGCCTGCTACCATCGTACGGGACCAGAACAATCGTCTCATTACCGTGTACGCATCGGGGAGGGTGATTTTTGATCAGCAGTTGGAAGCGCTGGATCGCGTAGACATCATCGTCTCCCACGAGGTGAATGGAAAACAGGTCACAGAAGTGTTTATGAAGGATGTCCCGGTGGCGATGGTAGCCAAAGTGGATGATCAGTTTAAAGGTGTGGCTCTAGAACTGCCGTTTGAGCAAGTACCGTCTTTTATCCATCAACAGCATTACGCAGATCTCATCCGAATCTTGAAGGCAAACGTCGGGAAAGGTGAATTGGGCATCCCGCAGCCCTTTGATCAGCCCCCTCAGCAGGGTGAGGAGACGTCCGAGCAGCAACCTCAGAGCGGGACTGGCGACCAGGCGGTCACACCGGTTGGAGATCAAGCCAATCCATCCGTCAATGTGCCGGTCACAGATCAGCAGCCGCCCGCCAATCCAGACGCGAAACCGGAGGGGCAGCCATGA
- a CDS encoding disulfide oxidoreductase, with amino-acid sequence MGNRQTWLEQALFVSWAISVVATLGSLYFSEVLMFIPCELCWYQRILMYPLTIHLGIAVVRKDYNQSLYTGVLAVIGAAVSTYHYLIQKMTTLSELGASCGVIPCTTQYINWLGFVTIPFLALVAFLSIALLQYYIWQKRKG; translated from the coding sequence ATGGGAAATCGCCAAACATGGTTGGAACAGGCCTTATTTGTATCTTGGGCTATATCGGTTGTTGCCACGCTGGGCAGCCTCTATTTCTCTGAAGTGCTGATGTTTATCCCGTGCGAGTTGTGCTGGTACCAGCGAATCCTGATGTACCCGCTGACGATCCATCTCGGGATTGCCGTCGTGCGCAAGGATTACAACCAATCTCTCTATACCGGGGTCTTGGCGGTCATCGGGGCTGCCGTATCCACCTATCATTACCTGATCCAAAAGATGACGACCTTAAGTGAGTTGGGTGCCTCCTGCGGTGTGATCCCTTGTACGACCCAATATATCAACTGGCTTGGGTTTGTGACCATTCCGTTCTTGGCTTTGGTTGCATTTCTATCGATTGCCCTGCTTCAGTATTACATTTGGCAAAAGCGGAAAGGATAG
- a CDS encoding ArsR/SmtB family transcription factor produces the protein MNANEHDFLTAKTVQDVSLIFKALADPTRIKILYLLSQEECSVNHIAEVLGMSQSAVSHQLAYLRNLRLVTYRRSGNTFLYTYDDEHVIALLKQAIDHVQHQ, from the coding sequence ATGAATGCAAACGAACACGATTTCCTGACGGCAAAAACAGTTCAGGATGTCTCCCTCATCTTCAAGGCCTTGGCCGATCCGACCCGGATCAAGATTCTCTACCTGCTCTCACAGGAAGAGTGCTCCGTCAATCATATCGCAGAAGTGCTGGGGATGTCGCAGTCAGCTGTCTCCCATCAGCTTGCTTATTTGCGCAACCTCCGGCTTGTCACCTATCGACGGAGCGGGAACACCTTTTTGTATACCTATGATGATGAGCATGTGATCGCTCTGTTGAAACAGGCGATTGATCACGTGCAGCATCAGTGA
- a CDS encoding aminopeptidase, with amino-acid sequence MNQFFIQSAFNVLKNGLQVKENEQVLIVADDQQQSSLVDAFVTAGSLLGAKVGKLVYPAVPQQNKEPMGFVGESLKAVEAAVVLPKVSITHVEAIRQARKHGTRFLVCSGLDERMMTGAVNADYQKMSQLTNRFVQLFEAADQVRVTCPNGTDVTFSVRGRATMAVDGICTEAGAWNFAPAGTTATAPLEGTTNGTIVFDGSLAPFGVVDEPVRLTVKDGLIREIAGGRTAADFAELLQSYEDPNVYNIAEMGIGTNEKAELSGKLIEDERILGAFHFGIGKSLNIGGEVDAPFHTDGMIMKPSVYVDGKLVVEAGKILYGE; translated from the coding sequence ATGAACCAGTTTTTTATCCAATCCGCCTTTAACGTACTGAAAAACGGGCTGCAGGTAAAAGAAAACGAACAAGTACTGATCGTAGCAGACGATCAACAGCAATCCTCCCTGGTCGACGCATTTGTTACGGCGGGATCGCTCTTGGGCGCCAAGGTGGGCAAACTGGTTTATCCGGCCGTACCCCAGCAAAACAAGGAACCGATGGGCTTCGTCGGGGAGAGTCTCAAGGCGGTGGAAGCGGCCGTCGTACTGCCCAAGGTATCGATCACCCATGTCGAAGCGATCCGTCAGGCCCGCAAGCACGGGACCCGTTTTCTCGTCTGCAGCGGCCTGGATGAACGGATGATGACAGGAGCCGTCAACGCTGATTACCAGAAGATGAGTCAGTTGACCAACCGCTTCGTCCAGTTGTTTGAGGCGGCGGATCAGGTACGGGTGACCTGCCCCAACGGTACGGATGTCACGTTCTCGGTGAGAGGGCGTGCCACGATGGCTGTAGACGGGATTTGTACCGAAGCAGGTGCCTGGAACTTCGCGCCGGCCGGAACCACTGCCACCGCTCCGTTGGAGGGGACAACCAACGGCACGATCGTGTTTGACGGAAGTCTCGCTCCCTTTGGCGTAGTGGATGAGCCGGTCCGCTTGACGGTGAAAGACGGCCTGATCCGGGAGATCGCTGGAGGGCGGACGGCCGCAGACTTTGCAGAACTGCTCCAATCGTACGAAGATCCCAATGTGTACAACATTGCAGAAATGGGAATCGGAACGAACGAAAAAGCCGAACTTTCTGGTAAACTAATAGAGGATGAGCGCATCCTGGGTGCGTTTCACTTCGGGATCGGCAAAAGCCTGAACATCGGCGGTGAAGTGGACGCGCCGTTCCACACGGACGGGATGATCATGAAACCGTCTGTCTATGTAGACGGAAAACTGGTTGTGGAGGCTGGGAAGATTCTCTATGGCGAATAA
- a CDS encoding GNAT family N-acetyltransferase — MQLHLNETGTIIGQCTFMIIGNDCEMISLDSTEENRGIGTALMQLIEKEAIRKNEPKVRGCTSRILSSNKAPPSLKKRRRFVVFRTPQPPLAQ, encoded by the coding sequence TTGCAACTTCATTTAAATGAGACAGGAACCATCATTGGGCAATGCACGTTTATGATTATAGGAAATGATTGCGAGATGATTTCGTTAGATAGTACGGAAGAAAATAGAGGTATAGGCACTGCTTTGATGCAGCTAATAGAAAAAGAAGCGATAAGAAAGAACGAACCTAAAGTGAGAGGTTGTACATCCCGCATTCTATCATCAAACAAAGCGCCCCCGTCTTTGAAGAAACGGAGGCGCTTTGTCGTATTTCGTACTCCTCAACCACCACTTGCCCAATAG
- a CDS encoding thioredoxin family protein → MKKIIIFLVVVIALFAALGVVTFYSNKQAAQGNPYGKETLHAATIEQLDDPLYGNQITPDELQEKLDNKEELYVYFYDPTCPHCKETTPILVPLADELKIDVKKHNVLEFQEAWQKFQLTGTPTLIHFKDGKEVGRLAGGQEEASLKSWFEEQQ, encoded by the coding sequence ATGAAAAAAATCATTATTTTTCTTGTGGTCGTGATCGCATTGTTTGCCGCGTTGGGTGTCGTCACCTTCTATTCCAACAAACAGGCGGCGCAGGGAAACCCGTACGGCAAAGAGACGCTGCATGCGGCAACCATTGAGCAGTTAGACGATCCACTGTACGGCAACCAGATCACGCCAGACGAACTGCAGGAAAAACTGGATAACAAAGAAGAACTGTATGTCTACTTCTACGATCCGACCTGCCCGCACTGTAAAGAAACCACACCGATCCTCGTTCCATTGGCCGATGAACTGAAGATCGATGTGAAGAAGCACAATGTCCTGGAATTCCAAGAGGCATGGCAGAAGTTCCAGCTCACCGGAACCCCGACGTTGATTCACTTCAAAGACGGGAAGGAAGTGGGCCGACTGGCAGGCGGTCAGGAGGAAGCTTCGCTCAAGAGCTGGTTTGAAGAGCAGCAGTAA
- a CDS encoding aminotransferase class V-fold PLP-dependent enzyme, with product MDIQKIRQDTPLHQQYAYINTAAASAPPQQVIDAMTGYLQKTTSVGPYLPAFRREVYAKVDEIRAKTAAFIGAKPSEIAFTKNGTEAINFVASGLNWNEGDQVILADLEFHSNYVPWLKLQNDRNVKLTVLKTDKSGVIRLDALEQAITPNTKLITVSHLPNASGALQPVKEICQLARRRGVLSLINASQTLGLVPLDVSELECDFLAACGRKWLRGPEGSGVLYIREERIGSITPTLIGWGGTSWDFDTNEYSYLPIAKRVEAGCPIIPSILGLGAAIEYADEIGIKAIYERVKKLTRYTVDKMSTVPGMEIYGPEDINNRLAIIPFNIAGLTPDRITEYLEEHHIIIEAGTFMANTMLQQYGINKMARFSPHYFNTVEEIDRAVELMISLVEQEGK from the coding sequence GTGGACATACAAAAGATACGACAAGATACGCCGCTGCATCAGCAGTATGCTTACATCAACACAGCGGCTGCTTCGGCTCCGCCGCAGCAGGTGATCGACGCGATGACCGGTTACCTGCAGAAGACGACCAGTGTCGGCCCTTATCTGCCTGCATTTCGCCGCGAAGTGTATGCCAAGGTAGATGAGATTCGGGCCAAGACAGCTGCTTTTATCGGGGCCAAGCCGTCGGAAATCGCCTTTACCAAAAACGGTACGGAGGCGATCAACTTTGTGGCCAGCGGCCTCAACTGGAATGAAGGCGATCAAGTGATCCTCGCCGATCTGGAGTTTCACAGCAACTACGTACCCTGGTTGAAGCTGCAGAATGATCGCAATGTGAAACTGACTGTCCTGAAGACAGATAAAAGCGGTGTGATTCGCCTGGATGCATTAGAACAGGCGATCACGCCCAACACAAAACTGATCACCGTTTCCCATCTGCCCAACGCATCAGGCGCGCTGCAGCCAGTCAAAGAGATCTGCCAGTTGGCCAGGCGTCGCGGCGTGCTCAGCCTGATCAACGCCTCTCAGACACTGGGTTTGGTGCCGCTGGATGTGAGTGAGTTGGAGTGCGATTTCCTCGCCGCCTGCGGTCGCAAATGGCTGCGCGGTCCCGAGGGTTCTGGAGTGCTCTACATCCGAGAAGAGCGGATTGGCTCGATCACTCCGACCCTGATCGGCTGGGGTGGGACAAGCTGGGATTTTGACACCAACGAATATTCGTATCTGCCAATCGCCAAACGTGTGGAGGCGGGTTGTCCGATCATCCCGTCCATTTTAGGCTTGGGAGCCGCGATAGAATACGCTGACGAGATCGGGATCAAAGCGATCTACGAACGGGTGAAAAAGCTGACGCGCTATACGGTGGACAAAATGTCCACCGTGCCAGGAATGGAGATATACGGTCCAGAGGACATCAATAACCGACTGGCGATTATTCCGTTCAACATCGCGGGACTAACGCCGGATCGGATCACTGAGTATCTGGAAGAACATCACATCATCATCGAAGCGGGCACGTTTATGGCCAACACCATGCTGCAGCAGTACGGCATCAACAAGATGGCCCGCTTCTCACCTCATTACTTTAATACCGTAGAAGAGATTGACCGGGCGGTAGAACTGATGATCAGCTTGGTAGAGCAGGAGGGAAAATAG
- a CDS encoding vWA domain-containing protein, whose translation MTYLTLVCVLLLTGCTKGSETSQQSPLEQVGSETPVPEQAEQDPSSGGGEQSGEDLNQQAVPEGWGEAPPLPTSMMETIEYPVGRFHGVTKIEADPEAKAFYAKLPVPSENASDAEIEQYFTYIYSLVKPDFPNPRSISMNYSQSMPDGSGAVPAELQKETYNVEIVLDASGSMANKMDGKTRMELAKGAIADYLSSLPKEANVGLRVYGHKGTGSDAEKNVV comes from the coding sequence TTGACATACCTGACGCTTGTATGCGTATTGCTGCTCACCGGATGCACCAAGGGATCGGAAACATCGCAACAGTCACCCTTGGAACAGGTCGGTTCGGAGACGCCCGTACCGGAGCAGGCCGAACAGGATCCCTCATCCGGCGGCGGAGAACAAAGCGGCGAAGATCTTAACCAGCAGGCGGTTCCCGAAGGCTGGGGAGAAGCGCCCCCGCTGCCAACGTCGATGATGGAAACGATCGAGTATCCGGTGGGGCGGTTTCATGGGGTGACAAAGATCGAAGCGGATCCAGAGGCGAAAGCATTCTATGCAAAGCTTCCCGTCCCGTCCGAAAATGCAAGCGATGCGGAAATCGAGCAGTATTTTACTTATATTTACAGTTTGGTGAAGCCGGATTTCCCGAACCCGCGCAGCATCAGCATGAATTACAGCCAGTCGATGCCGGACGGCTCCGGCGCGGTACCGGCAGAATTGCAAAAGGAAACGTACAACGTCGAGATTGTGCTCGATGCGAGCGGCAGCATGGCGAATAAGATGGACGGCAAGACGCGCATGGAACTGGCCAAAGGAGCGATTGCCGATTATCTATCTTCTCTTCCCAAGGAAGCGAATGTCGGACTTCGCGTATATGGGCATAAAGGCACCGGTTCCGATGCGGAAAAAAATGTGGTTTAG
- a CDS encoding NAD-dependent deacylase produces MIERWLRQSKQTVIFTGAGMSTESGLPDFRSARQGLWRGKDPAMYASTHALEYNRALFVDFYRMRIEGLLACQPHIGHRIIADWQQRGLVSAIITQNVDGYHQQAGSQDVIELHGSLRTVRCLACGRRYPAERYLQEDGTRCTCGGFLRPEVVLFGEMLPEQALQAAEREMANADLCIVLGSSLQVSPANLYPQIAKQNGARLVIVNMEPTELDDLADQVVHDCKIGDWLQRMDQALRQ; encoded by the coding sequence GTGATCGAACGATGGCTGCGCCAGTCCAAACAAACCGTCATCTTTACCGGAGCGGGGATGTCGACCGAGAGCGGTCTTCCTGACTTCCGTTCCGCACGGCAGGGACTCTGGAGAGGAAAAGACCCTGCGATGTATGCCAGTACCCATGCACTAGAGTACAATCGCGCGCTGTTTGTCGACTTTTACCGCATGCGCATCGAGGGACTGCTGGCCTGCCAGCCGCACATCGGACACCGGATCATCGCTGACTGGCAGCAGCGCGGCCTAGTATCGGCGATTATCACCCAGAACGTCGACGGGTACCACCAGCAGGCGGGCAGCCAGGATGTGATCGAACTGCACGGCAGTTTGCGCACCGTACGCTGTCTGGCCTGTGGGCGGCGCTATCCGGCGGAAAGATACCTGCAGGAGGACGGGACACGATGCACCTGCGGCGGTTTCCTGCGGCCGGAGGTGGTCCTGTTTGGCGAAATGCTGCCGGAGCAGGCCTTGCAGGCAGCGGAACGAGAGATGGCTAACGCGGATCTATGCATTGTCCTCGGCTCTTCGCTGCAGGTCAGCCCGGCCAACCTGTATCCACAAATCGCCAAACAGAATGGTGCCAGATTGGTAATCGTTAACATGGAACCGACCGAACTGGACGATCTCGCCGATCAGGTCGTACATGATTGCAAGATTGGTGACTGGCTGCAGAGAATGGACCAGGCACTACGTCAGTAA
- a CDS encoding aminopeptidase: MANKEWTAISCRVLQNCLGLKENEQVLIVADDKKKEIGEALYEAAKQLGAEALLMVMQERQKSGEEPPQTVSEAMKQADVAVCVTEHSLTHTQARKQAVAAGTRVATMPGITPDMFLEGAIAADYQQVKELTDKVTGYLTRGRQVKIVKDGCELNFSIEGRPGVPSTGVYLNPGESGNLPSGEAYIAPLEGTASGKILVDGSIAGIGKIDAPLLLTVEDGRLVSAEGPAGEKLLSMLGEQDGRLLGEFGIGTNDKARITGVVLEDEKVYGTIHVAFGSNVTFGGTVQAGVHIDLVVNQPDVYIDDVKLLDKGRMMV, translated from the coding sequence ATGGCGAATAAGGAATGGACGGCAATCAGCTGCCGGGTGCTGCAAAACTGCCTCGGTCTGAAAGAAAACGAACAGGTATTGATCGTGGCCGACGACAAGAAAAAAGAGATCGGCGAAGCATTGTACGAAGCGGCTAAACAGCTTGGCGCAGAAGCACTGCTGATGGTGATGCAGGAGCGTCAAAAATCGGGTGAAGAACCGCCGCAAACTGTCAGCGAAGCGATGAAACAAGCTGACGTGGCTGTCTGTGTGACGGAGCACTCCCTCACTCACACACAGGCTCGCAAGCAAGCGGTAGCCGCCGGCACACGGGTAGCGACGATGCCGGGGATTACTCCGGACATGTTCCTGGAGGGGGCGATAGCCGCCGATTACCAGCAGGTGAAAGAACTGACCGATAAGGTAACCGGCTACCTGACCCGCGGCAGACAGGTGAAGATCGTCAAGGACGGGTGCGAACTGAACTTCTCCATCGAGGGACGTCCCGGCGTTCCCAGCACAGGCGTCTACCTGAATCCCGGTGAGTCAGGCAACCTCCCGTCCGGGGAAGCCTACATTGCGCCACTGGAAGGAACCGCTTCCGGGAAGATTCTGGTAGATGGCTCCATTGCGGGTATCGGCAAGATCGATGCCCCTCTGCTGCTGACGGTAGAAGATGGACGGTTGGTCAGTGCCGAAGGGCCGGCAGGAGAGAAACTGCTGTCGATGCTCGGTGAACAGGATGGCCGCCTCTTGGGCGAGTTTGGCATCGGGACTAACGACAAGGCCCGGATCACCGGTGTTGTCCTGGAGGACGAAAAGGTGTACGGTACGATCCACGTCGCCTTTGGCAGCAACGTTACGTTTGGCGGTACCGTACAGGCAGGTGTGCACATCGACTTGGTCGTCAATCAGCCGGATGTGTACATCGATGATGTGAAGCTGCTGGATAAAGGGCGGATGATGGTGTAG